One window of Prionailurus bengalensis isolate Pbe53 chromosome B1, Fcat_Pben_1.1_paternal_pri, whole genome shotgun sequence genomic DNA carries:
- the NPY1R gene encoding neuropeptide Y receptor type 1 has protein sequence MNSTLMSQVENHSILCNFSENSQFLAFESDDCHLPLAMIFTLALAYGAVIILGVSGNLALIMIILKQKEMRNVTNILIVNLSFSDLLVAIMCLPFTFVYTLMDHWVFGEAMCKLNPFVQCVSITVSIFSLVLIAVERHQLIINPRGWRPNNRHAYVGIAVIWVLAVVSSLPFLIYQVLTDEPFQNVTLDAFKDKYVCFDKFPSDSHRLSYTTLLLMLQYFGPLCFIFICYFKIYIRLKRRNNMMDKMRDNKYRSSETKRINIMLLSIVVAFAVCWLPLTIFNTVFDWNHQIIATCNHNLLFLLCHLTAMISTCVNPIFYGFLNKNFQRDLQFFFNFCDFRSRDDDYETIAMSTMHTDVSKTSLKQASPVAFKKINNDDNEKI, from the exons ATGAATTCAACATTAATGTCCCAGGTTGAAAATCATTCAATCCTATGTAATTTTTCAGAGAATTCCCAGTTTTTGGCTTTTGAAAGTGATGATTGCCATCTGCCCTTGGCCATGATATTTACATTAGCTCTTGCTTATGGAGCTGTAATAATTCTTGGAGTCTCTGGAAACCTGGCGTTGATCATGATCATCTTGAAACAAAAGGAGATGAGAAATGTTACCAATATCCTGATAGTGAACCTTTCCTTCTCAGACTTGCTTGTTGCCATCATGTGTCTCCCCTTCACATTTGTCTACACATTAATGGACCACTGGGTTTTTGGTGAGGCAATGTGCAAATTGAATCCTTTTGTGCAATGTGTTTCAATCACTGTGTCCATTTTCTCTCTGGTTCTCATCGCCGTGGAGCGACATCAGCTGATAATCAACCCACGAGGGTGGAGACCAAATAACAGACATGCTTACGTAGGTATTGCCGTCATTTGGGTCCTTGCTGTGGTTTCTTCTCTACCTTTTCTCATCTATCAAGTACTGACCGATGAACCGTTCCAGAACGTGACACTTGACGCGTTCAAGGACAAGTATGTGTGCTTTGATAAATTTCCATCGGACTCTCATAGGTTGTCTTACACAACTCTCCTCTTGATGCTGCAGTATTTTGGCCCactctgttttatatttatttgctacTTCAAG ataTATATACGcttaaaaaggagaaacaatatGATGGACAAGATGAGAGACAATAAGTACAGGTCCAGTGAAACCAAAAGAATCAACATCATGCTGTTGTCCATTGTGGTAGCATTTGCCGTCTGCTGGCTGCCTCTTACCATCTTTAACACTGTGTTTGATTGGAATCATCAGATCATTGCTACGTGCAACCATAATCTACTATTCTTGCTCTGCCATCTCACAGCAATGATATCCACTTGTGTCAACCCCATATTTTATGGATTTCTGAACAAAAATTTCCAGAGAGACTTACAGttcttctttaacttttgtgATTTCCGGTCTCGGGATGATGACTATGAGACAATAGCCATGTCTACCATGCACACAGATGTTTCTAAGACTTCTTTGAAACAAGCAAGCCCAGTCGCATTTAAGAAAATCAACAATGATGATAATGAAAAAATCTGA